The following is a genomic window from Chanos chanos chromosome 1, fChaCha1.1, whole genome shotgun sequence.
aataaatgTTCCATTTTATATACAAAAGTTATCATGGTTTGTAAACATTGTAACATCCACAGCAAAAGGCCTCCAATCCAAATCGCATTCAGCGAACCTTCTCAGTCTTTGTCTGCCAAATCATTCTGTTCAAAATacctgcaaaaaaacaacagttagCCTTTTAAGTACAATGAACACATCATTTGGGGAtatgtggaaaaaatggaagaaaaaaggCTTATAATATGAGATCTAGCGTGAGTTACCTTGCAACCAGGCAAATCAACAAGTTCAGGGCTGATAGCCTCTCATCATCTTTGCTCTCCTGAAGTTAAAATATATAATCTCAAATTCATGTAATTCCTTTAGAATGTGCAAAAGTGTTTGGCCGTTTAGATTAACAAAGGGATTTACCAGGTTGGCTCGTACTGTGGAGCATCGTCTTGCAAGCTGTCGAATCAAAGAATGTGCTTCAGGAAGTAGAGGTTTCTCAAGGCATGCTAGTAATGCATACAGCCATCTACCCTGTCGATACGGACGGCACAGTCAATACTTCATTCCCATCCTGTTGTGCGTATGCAGGGAATAAATGCCCACCATTCCATCCCAGCACAAATACAGCCTCCGCTTCGAACAGCAAAAGAATACGAAATAAAAGAGAAGGAGTAACCAAACTTACCAACTGTGGcacaaattctctctcctcAAACCAGTTTATTAGGTACTCGAGCACTGCTGAAACCGTGGCctgaatgagaaaagaaaattaaaatggaatttctcaaaaaaaaaaaagaggccaaagGTCATTTGCATTATAAAAAAGGAAACGTTACAGAACATAAAACCAGCTGGACCAGAGCTTCTCtcgtctcacacatttcattgtaccgtcgACCCTgcgttaacctacatatgacaaataaactcaaaCCTAGAAGATGAAACACTCACTTGATTTAATTTGCTGACAATGCTGAGGAATGGTGGGAAACCCATCTGAAAAGACAAGAGCCACAGGTAAAAAGGATTAGAGGACGAAACCCAACTGCAATAAGAGACCCTGAGGAGTCATCACTCTGGAGATTTTCTTTAACATTACATTCTGTACTCTCACAAAACAAGTATGAGGTACCTTGATATAATCAACACCTGGCTCCCCACTGTCTGTCTGGGCAGTGTTGAGGCAAACGTTTTCTCCAAGACAAAATCGTTTCCATCCTTCTTCATCATCGATTTTTGGCTGGGAATATAAATGAACTTTAAAAGAACAATTCTGCTTCTGTAATCAAATACAGATGATATTGCAGTTCAGTTTTCAATTTATGCTTTTCCTTTCTTACCATGATGACGTTGTCATCTAAAGTTTTGGTCTGCCacagttgtctgtgtttgtttacactcTA
Proteins encoded in this region:
- the gemin2 gene encoding gem-associated protein 2; translation: MKSDVEELMPRLLPVESCDTEDFDLSEPPRNPQEYLRQVQREASLCPDVVVAQIDPKKLRKNQSVKVALTGCQAAPLGFSPSLKWQQQQVGNFSDIRQSVNKHRQLWQTKTLDDNVIMPKIDDEEGWKRFCLGENVCLNTAQTDSGEPGVDYIKMGFPPFLSIVSKLNQATVSAVLEYLINWFEEREFVPQLGRWLYALLACLEKPLLPEAHSLIRQLARRCSTVRANLESKDDERLSALNLLICLVARYFEQNDLADKD